One window from the genome of Lentibacillus daqui encodes:
- the uxaC gene encoding glucuronate isomerase — MIVFLDKDFLLTTDFSRKLFHNHAAKMPIIDYHCHLSPKEIYENKKFNDLSQAWIGEGNIGDHYKWRLMRANGVPERYITGDAEPYEKFLKWAETIEKSVGNPLYEWTHLELRRYFGINTVLNRDTAFEIWEKSNKLLDSNEFKPRNLVKKFNVKVVCTTDDPVDDLHYHNLLSKEDVGFKVLPTFRPDNALNIEKKGFISYMDQLGDASGININDFDSIVLALKKRMDYFYEVGSVLSDHSLEQYTYIETTDAELDGIVKRALDGTGSISSTEVNKYKTALLKALMKIYRDKKVTMQLHIQAYRDLNVTMFNKIGPNTGFDAITDGSLAEDLGCLFASAEKSDSIPKTIVYSLNPNDWIPLITVLGSFQKDMVQKLQLGSAWWFNDTRTGMRNQLTAFAEVSLLPNFVGMLTDSRSFLSYPRHEYFRRVLCELLGEWAERGQIPSDEDQIGKIVEDISYNNAYRYFGFFDD, encoded by the coding sequence ATGATTGTGTTTTTGGATAAAGATTTCTTGTTAACAACAGATTTTTCTCGTAAGCTATTTCATAATCATGCAGCAAAAATGCCTATTATTGACTATCATTGTCATTTGAGTCCAAAAGAGATTTATGAAAATAAGAAGTTTAATGATCTTTCGCAGGCATGGATTGGTGAAGGAAACATTGGTGACCATTACAAGTGGAGATTAATGCGAGCCAATGGTGTTCCGGAGAGATATATAACAGGTGATGCGGAACCTTACGAAAAGTTCTTAAAGTGGGCCGAAACGATTGAAAAATCAGTAGGTAATCCCCTGTATGAATGGACTCATTTAGAGTTAAGAAGGTATTTTGGAATTAATACAGTGTTGAACCGGGATACAGCCTTTGAAATCTGGGAGAAATCAAATAAATTATTAGATTCAAATGAATTTAAACCAAGGAATTTAGTTAAGAAGTTTAATGTAAAAGTAGTTTGTACAACGGATGATCCGGTAGATGATTTGCATTATCATAATTTACTCAGTAAAGAAGACGTTGGCTTTAAAGTATTGCCGACCTTTCGTCCGGATAACGCGTTAAACATTGAGAAAAAAGGTTTTATCTCCTATATGGATCAGCTTGGTGACGCTTCGGGTATCAATATTAATGATTTTGACAGTATTGTTCTCGCACTAAAAAAAAGAATGGATTATTTTTATGAAGTTGGCTCAGTATTATCTGATCACAGCTTGGAACAGTATACTTATATTGAGACCACAGATGCAGAATTGGATGGTATTGTAAAAAGGGCATTGGATGGTACTGGCTCAATTTCTTCAACTGAAGTTAATAAATACAAAACTGCACTTTTAAAAGCACTAATGAAAATTTATCGTGATAAAAAAGTAACCATGCAGTTGCACATACAAGCATATCGTGATTTAAATGTAACTATGTTCAATAAAATAGGTCCGAATACTGGCTTTGACGCCATAACGGATGGAAGTTTAGCGGAAGATCTTGGATGTTTATTTGCTAGTGCAGAAAAAAGTGATAGCATTCCAAAAACAATTGTGTACTCCTTAAATCCCAATGATTGGATTCCTTTGATTACGGTTTTGGGTTCGTTCCAAAAAGATATGGTGCAAAAGCTCCAACTTGGGTCGGCGTGGTGGTTTAACGACACTAGAACTGGAATGAGGAATCAATTAACAGCATTTGCTGAAGTAAGTTTACTTCCGAATTTTGTAGGAATGCTTACCGATTCTCGTAGTTTTTTGTCGTATCCACGTCATGAATATTTTCGCAGAGTTCTTTGTGAATTGCTTGGTGAATGGGCTGAACGTGGGCAAATTCCAAGCGATGAAGATCAAATTGGAAAAATAGTAGAAGATATTTCTTATAATAATGCCTACCGATATTTTGGATTTTTCGATGATTAA